One genomic segment of Gemmatimonadota bacterium includes these proteins:
- a CDS encoding DUF368 domain-containing protein — protein MSARGFCMGVADVVPGVSGGTMAFILGVYEELLDAVHAVNARFLRSLVTFRFGDAFDGFPHRFLIALVTGIFVAIFSLAQFFAWALEHHPVHVWAFFFGLVLASIITVRVKVSRWTAKEALALLLAAVAAFVLVGAVPVETPSAAWFVFLSGAIAICAMILPGISGSFILVILGKYQYMLTAVVERNFLPILIFGCGGILGLVFFARVLRWLLRRCHDVTVAALIGLMAGSLRKIWPWKEVDENVLPASLSGDVLLSIGLGIAGCAIVVIIERIAARRPAGDTVD, from the coding sequence ATCTCGGCCCGCGGTTTCTGCATGGGGGTGGCCGATGTTGTGCCCGGCGTGTCCGGAGGGACGATGGCCTTCATACTGGGCGTATACGAAGAGTTGCTCGACGCCGTGCACGCCGTCAACGCCAGGTTTCTGCGTTCGCTGGTGACCTTCCGGTTCGGCGATGCCTTCGACGGTTTCCCCCACCGGTTCCTGATCGCCCTCGTCACCGGCATCTTCGTGGCCATATTCAGCCTGGCCCAGTTCTTCGCGTGGGCCCTCGAACACCATCCCGTCCACGTCTGGGCCTTTTTCTTCGGACTGGTGCTGGCGTCAATCATCACGGTGCGGGTGAAGGTGTCTCGCTGGACCGCGAAGGAAGCACTCGCCTTGCTGCTGGCGGCCGTGGCCGCATTCGTCCTGGTGGGCGCCGTTCCGGTCGAGACGCCCTCCGCCGCCTGGTTCGTCTTCCTGAGCGGGGCGATCGCGATCTGCGCGATGATCCTGCCCGGCATATCGGGCTCGTTCATCCTGGTCATCCTGGGGAAATACCAGTACATGCTCACCGCCGTGGTCGAGCGTAATTTCCTGCCCATCCTCATCTTCGGGTGCGGCGGGATCCTGGGACTGGTCTTCTTCGCGCGGGTGCTCAGGTGGCTGTTGCGCCGCTGCCATGACGTGACCGTGGCGGCCCTCATCGGCCTCATGGCCGGTTCATTGCGCAAGATCTGGCCGTGGAAGGAAGTCGACGAGAACGTCCTGCCCGCTTCGCTGTCGGGAGATGTCCTGCTGTCCATCGGCCTGGGTATCGCGGGCTGCGCGATCGTAGTGATCATCGAGCGGATCGCGGCCAGGCGACCCGCAGGAGACACGGTAGACTAG
- a CDS encoding ABC transporter permease: MTSTLTEITSPAGGLWRDALRRYMKNKLSVAAGIIIIVITFMAVFAPWVSPSHYSEANFDEAWQFPSWTHPMGTDSIGRDYFSRIVYGARISLIVGFVAQMISLLIGVPLGAIAGFKGGKADYIVMRLVDVMSVFPSLLFAILIMAWLGSGLSNVLFAIGVTGWVGVCRLVRAQFLSLRASDFVRAARSMGASNVHTIVRHMLPNALSPIIVGLAMGIPQAIFAEAGLSFLGLGINPPTPSWGQMVSSHLPNVIYYWHLALFPVFMIALVMLGFSLIGDGLRDALDPRMNE, encoded by the coding sequence ATGACCAGCACCTTGACCGAAATCACCTCACCTGCCGGCGGCCTCTGGCGCGACGCCCTGCGCCGCTATATGAAGAACAAGCTGTCCGTCGCCGCGGGGATCATCATCATCGTCATCACCTTCATGGCCGTCTTCGCGCCCTGGGTCTCGCCGTCCCACTATTCCGAGGCCAATTTCGACGAAGCGTGGCAGTTTCCGTCCTGGACTCACCCCATGGGCACGGACAGCATCGGCCGGGACTACTTCAGCCGGATCGTGTACGGCGCCCGGATCTCGCTCATCGTGGGGTTCGTCGCGCAGATGATCTCCCTGCTGATCGGCGTGCCGCTGGGCGCCATCGCCGGGTTCAAGGGGGGCAAGGCCGATTACATCGTCATGCGCCTGGTGGACGTCATGTCGGTCTTCCCCAGCCTGCTTTTCGCCATACTGATCATGGCCTGGCTGGGCAGCGGGTTGAGCAACGTGCTGTTCGCCATCGGCGTGACCGGCTGGGTGGGCGTATGCCGCCTGGTCCGCGCGCAGTTCCTGTCGCTGCGGGCTTCCGACTTCGTCCGTGCCGCCCGGTCCATGGGCGCCTCCAACGTGCATACCATCGTGCGCCACATGCTGCCCAACGCCCTCAGTCCCATCATCGTCGGCCTGGCCATGGGCATCCCCCAGGCCATCTTCGCCGAGGCAGGACTGAGTTTCCTTGGACTGGGCATCAACCCGCCTACGCCGAGCTGGGGACAGATGGTCAGCAGCCACCTGCCCAACGTGATCTACTACTGGCACCTCGCCCTCTTTCCGGTATTCATGATCGCCCTGGTCATGCTTGGATTCTCGCTCATCGGCGACGGCCTGCGCGACGCCCTCGACCCGAGGATGAACGAGTAG
- a CDS encoding peptide ABC transporter substrate-binding protein, with product MRIKTGISMLRRSRLLILVAGMAWSAYGLIDTLFAETEPRHVNSIGVPLPGDALPPEQQVIRVFSESRPYNEWFRTVYKGAAGKYIIAEPLTRTNRNFELRGGAAERWEVSDDGLDWTFYLRPGLQWSDGRPLTAHDYVFSLRRGADPENAYDFGWYYQPIRNWQAVVARTVPVDSLGVWASNDLTLHIATEETTPHLPLLLTYSWVSPEHTVRKYGDTWSTRPETCVSSGPFIMVEWIKGERMVYEANPMYRGVDKPYLERLIYKMFNLTTPPPRIPAYEAGEIDFTEVENQAELARLLSDDALSDQVHTWPNFWTHYLFFDVTQPPFNDRRVRLALSLAIDRDAICRSALKGFAIPGYAMLPPGFPAYSDDAYAESQGYDPERARQLLADAGYPDGRGIPELDMWLRNEIVMHRDAAEGIQAMLQRNLNIEVEVRNVENKVFMDGLNNHTLAFGMVPYEFDFVDPSNLLGLWRSNGRHNWNNAAFDELMTEAEAEVRDPRRRISLYKEAERLLVEDVAGVFLWHRQRAQVWKPYLKGSALEPNAAGYRTWRGDQVMSSSITFYLAEDEPGLALPARR from the coding sequence ATGCGAATCAAGACCGGCATTTCGATGTTAAGGCGTTCGAGATTACTGATCCTCGTCGCGGGTATGGCCTGGTCGGCCTACGGCCTGATAGATACCCTCTTCGCCGAAACCGAACCGCGTCACGTCAATTCCATCGGCGTGCCGCTCCCCGGGGACGCCCTTCCTCCCGAACAACAGGTCATCCGCGTTTTCTCCGAGTCACGGCCCTATAACGAGTGGTTCCGGACGGTTTACAAGGGCGCCGCGGGGAAGTACATCATCGCCGAACCCCTGACCCGCACCAACCGTAATTTCGAGTTGCGGGGCGGCGCGGCGGAACGATGGGAGGTGTCGGACGACGGGCTGGACTGGACCTTCTACCTGCGGCCGGGGCTGCAGTGGAGCGACGGCCGGCCGTTGACGGCGCACGACTACGTCTTCTCCCTGCGCCGCGGCGCCGATCCGGAAAACGCCTACGACTTCGGGTGGTACTACCAGCCGATCCGGAACTGGCAGGCCGTCGTCGCCCGCACGGTGCCGGTGGACTCCCTTGGGGTGTGGGCATCCAACGATCTGACCCTCCACATCGCGACCGAAGAGACCACGCCCCACCTGCCTCTGCTGTTGACCTACTCGTGGGTATCGCCCGAACACACGGTGCGCAAGTATGGCGACACGTGGTCCACCCGGCCGGAAACCTGCGTGTCTTCCGGTCCTTTCATCATGGTGGAATGGATAAAAGGCGAGCGGATGGTCTACGAGGCCAATCCCATGTACCGCGGGGTCGACAAGCCCTATCTGGAAAGGTTGATCTACAAGATGTTCAACCTGACCACGCCGCCTCCGAGGATACCGGCATACGAAGCCGGAGAGATCGATTTCACCGAGGTGGAGAACCAGGCGGAATTGGCTCGCCTCCTTTCCGACGACGCACTGAGCGACCAGGTCCATACCTGGCCCAATTTCTGGACCCATTACCTGTTTTTCGACGTGACGCAGCCGCCGTTCAACGACCGGAGGGTCCGGCTCGCGCTGAGCCTCGCCATCGACCGGGACGCCATATGCCGTTCCGCGCTGAAGGGGTTCGCCATTCCCGGCTACGCCATGCTGCCGCCCGGATTCCCGGCCTACTCCGACGATGCTTACGCGGAAAGCCAGGGTTATGACCCGGAACGCGCCCGACAGCTGCTTGCGGATGCGGGGTATCCGGATGGTCGCGGCATTCCCGAACTGGACATGTGGCTGCGGAACGAGATCGTCATGCACCGTGACGCGGCGGAGGGGATCCAGGCGATGCTGCAGCGGAACCTGAACATAGAGGTCGAAGTACGCAACGTGGAGAACAAGGTCTTCATGGACGGCCTGAACAACCACACCCTGGCCTTCGGAATGGTACCCTACGAATTTGATTTCGTGGATCCCAGCAATCTCCTGGGACTTTGGCGGTCGAACGGGCGGCACAACTGGAACAACGCCGCTTTCGACGAACTGATGACCGAGGCCGAGGCCGAGGTCAGGGACCCGCGCCGTCGGATTTCACTGTACAAGGAAGCCGAGAGGCTGCTGGTGGAAGACGTGGCCGGCGTGTTCCTCTGGCACCGGCAGCGCGCGCAGGTGTGGAAGCCCTACCTTAAAGGTTCGGCGCTTGAACCGAACGCGGCAGGTTACCGGACGTGGCGGGGCGACCAGGTGATGAGTTCCTCCATCACCTTTTACCTGGCGGAAGACGAACCGGGACTTGCCCTGCCTGCTCGGAGATAG
- a CDS encoding MBL fold metallo-hydrolase — protein MILNQYYLGCLAHASYFLGDESSGVAAVVDPQRDIGQYIEEAEARNMTIDHVFLTHFHADFAAGHLELRDRTGAMIHLGARAEADYPFEAMRDGGGMGLGAIRLAFLETPGHSPESVCILVFDPNEAASPYAVLTGDTLFIGDVGRPDLRAALGWKAEDLANLLYDSLHGKLIPATVDETLVYPAHGAGSLCGKNLSTDTVSTMGDQKKYNYALQPMDRETFTRLITTDQPEAPSYFTYDAAFNAQEHETLDHLLKRNLNPLSLEEVLRKAEDGAQLLDTRDAADYEGAHLKGSVNIGLGGQYASWAGTLLRRDRPIVLVTESGAEEESALRLGRIGFDHIAGYLKGGMHALDERPDLLGRTDRITAAALRDRLDTERPPLVLDIRSGQERAGKSILGSLHVPLNHLEERLGEIPTGTTVVVQCAGGYRSAMAASILKRNGIADVMDLVGGLAAWEAVQHETAE, from the coding sequence ATGATACTCAACCAGTACTACCTGGGCTGTCTCGCCCATGCGTCCTATTTCCTCGGGGACGAATCATCCGGCGTCGCGGCCGTCGTGGACCCGCAGCGCGACATCGGCCAGTACATCGAAGAGGCCGAAGCCCGGAACATGACCATCGACCATGTCTTCCTGACGCACTTCCACGCGGACTTCGCCGCGGGCCACCTGGAACTGAGAGACCGCACCGGCGCCATGATCCATCTCGGCGCGCGCGCCGAGGCGGACTACCCCTTCGAGGCGATGAGGGACGGCGGCGGCATGGGGCTGGGCGCGATTCGGCTCGCGTTTCTCGAGACGCCCGGGCATTCTCCCGAGTCCGTCTGCATCCTGGTCTTCGATCCCAATGAGGCGGCCTCGCCTTACGCCGTGCTGACCGGGGACACCCTGTTCATCGGCGACGTGGGCCGACCGGACCTGCGGGCCGCGCTCGGCTGGAAGGCCGAGGACCTCGCCAACCTGCTCTACGACTCCCTCCACGGGAAGCTGATCCCGGCGACTGTCGACGAGACGCTCGTCTATCCTGCGCACGGCGCCGGTTCGTTGTGCGGCAAGAACCTGAGTACGGACACGGTGTCCACCATGGGCGATCAGAAGAAGTACAACTACGCCCTGCAGCCCATGGACCGGGAGACCTTTACCCGCCTCATCACGACGGACCAGCCCGAGGCGCCTTCGTACTTCACCTACGACGCCGCGTTCAACGCGCAGGAACACGAAACGCTGGACCATCTGCTGAAGCGCAACCTGAACCCCCTTTCATTGGAGGAGGTGTTGCGCAAGGCGGAGGACGGCGCCCAGTTGCTCGACACGCGAGACGCCGCGGACTATGAGGGTGCGCACCTGAAGGGGAGCGTCAACATCGGCCTCGGGGGCCAGTACGCCAGCTGGGCGGGCACCCTGCTGCGGCGGGACCGGCCGATCGTGCTGGTCACGGAGTCGGGCGCCGAGGAGGAATCCGCCCTGCGGCTGGGCCGCATCGGCTTCGACCACATCGCGGGATACCTGAAGGGCGGCATGCACGCGCTGGATGAACGGCCCGACCTGCTTGGCCGGACCGACCGCATCACCGCGGCGGCGCTCAGGGACCGGCTGGACACGGAACGCCCGCCCCTGGTGCTCGACATCCGATCCGGCCAGGAACGCGCCGGCAAATCCATCCTGGGCAGCCTCCACGTTCCCCTGAACCACCTGGAAGAACGGCTGGGCGAGATCCCCACCGGCACTACGGTGGTCGTCCAGTGCGCCGGCGGTTATCGTTCCGCCATGGCGGCCAGCATCCTGAAGCGGAACGGTATCGCGGACGTGATGGACCTGGTCGGGGGCCTGGCGGCCTGGGAGGCCGTCCAGCATGAGACCGCGGAGTGA
- the rnz gene encoding ribonuclease Z: protein MTIDIVILGSGGAIPTLTRNLPSVAVQCDGRVFLFDCGEGTQTQMVRAKLPLSKIERIYISHLHGDHVMGLPGLLMTMGQIPRERALHIHGPPGISEFVEGNRRFLGHQCPFPVIVTETKGGLVAEDDTVFVEAVPVDHSCFTLAFAFQERERPGQFQVEEARQLGIPPGPLYGRLQAGEAVTLRDGRVIEPDQVLGPARRGRKIVYATDTRPCDQVVSLALEADVLIHDGMFSDDLRAQARQKHHSTVVQAARIARRAKVGSLVLTHISSRYMQDGPLAAEARKVFPATRVARDLMEFNVPMYK, encoded by the coding sequence ATGACCATAGACATCGTTATCCTGGGCTCCGGAGGCGCCATTCCGACCCTGACGCGAAACCTGCCGTCCGTGGCCGTCCAGTGCGACGGCCGCGTGTTCCTCTTCGACTGCGGGGAAGGCACGCAGACGCAGATGGTCCGGGCGAAGTTGCCCCTGAGCAAGATCGAACGGATCTATATCTCCCATCTGCACGGCGACCACGTGATGGGATTGCCCGGCCTGCTGATGACCATGGGGCAGATACCGCGGGAACGGGCTCTGCACATTCACGGACCTCCGGGCATCTCAGAGTTCGTGGAAGGCAACCGGCGCTTTCTGGGCCACCAGTGCCCCTTCCCCGTGATCGTCACGGAGACCAAAGGCGGCCTGGTCGCCGAGGACGACACGGTCTTCGTCGAGGCCGTACCCGTGGACCACAGCTGCTTTACGCTGGCGTTCGCCTTCCAGGAAAGGGAGCGGCCCGGTCAGTTTCAGGTCGAGGAAGCGCGGCAGCTGGGCATACCGCCGGGACCGCTCTACGGGCGGCTGCAGGCCGGTGAAGCCGTGACGCTGCGGGATGGACGGGTGATCGAGCCCGACCAGGTCCTGGGCCCCGCCCGGCGGGGCCGGAAGATCGTGTACGCCACGGATACCCGGCCGTGCGACCAGGTGGTGTCGCTCGCCCTCGAGGCGGACGTGCTGATCCACGACGGCATGTTCAGCGACGACCTGCGGGCGCAGGCCCGGCAGAAGCACCACTCGACGGTCGTGCAGGCCGCCCGCATCGCCCGGCGCGCGAAGGTCGGCAGCCTCGTGCTGACCCATATCAGTTCACGCTACATGCAGGACGGGCCGCTGGCCGCCGAGGCGCGCAAGGTCTTCCCCGCCACCCGCGTCGCGCGGGATCTCATGGAATTCAACGTACCCATGTATAAATGA
- the folP gene encoding dihydropteroate synthase, with translation MGVLNVTPDSFYDGGRYWDPLAAVRHGQRLAEEGADVIDVGGESTRPGAEPVDPEEELRRVIPVIERLKDRIEQPVSIDTRKAEVARRAIGAGARLVNDVSGLTADPDMTGTVAAEGVPVVIMHTAGTPRDMQRNPGYQDTVGEIVEWLDARIAHAVAHGIRRSRIIIDPGIGFGKRLSDNLLLIRSLASFQRLNRPILIGPSRKSFIGRVLDAEKDDRMEGTAAAVALSVANGASIVRVHDVREMSRVVRMTDAICKARQA, from the coding sequence ATGGGCGTCCTCAACGTCACGCCGGATTCCTTCTATGACGGCGGCCGGTACTGGGATCCTTTGGCTGCCGTACGGCACGGTCAGCGATTGGCCGAAGAAGGCGCGGACGTCATCGACGTGGGCGGAGAATCCACCCGGCCGGGCGCGGAACCGGTCGATCCGGAGGAGGAACTTCGGCGGGTCATTCCCGTCATTGAGAGATTGAAAGACCGGATCGAACAACCGGTGTCCATCGATACACGGAAGGCGGAAGTCGCCCGCAGGGCCATAGGCGCCGGGGCCCGGTTGGTGAACGACGTCAGCGGCTTGACCGCCGATCCGGATATGACCGGGACGGTCGCCGCTGAAGGAGTTCCCGTGGTAATCATGCATACGGCGGGAACACCACGGGACATGCAGCGAAATCCCGGCTACCAGGATACCGTGGGCGAAATCGTCGAGTGGCTGGACGCCCGCATAGCCCATGCCGTGGCGCACGGCATCCGGAGATCGCGGATCATTATCGATCCCGGCATCGGTTTCGGCAAACGGCTCAGCGACAACCTGCTCCTGATCCGGTCCCTGGCGTCATTCCAGCGACTGAATCGTCCCATTCTGATCGGCCCGTCGCGGAAGTCCTTCATCGGCCGTGTGCTCGACGCGGAGAAAGACGACCGGATGGAGGGCACGGCGGCCGCGGTCGCACTAAGCGTCGCCAACGGCGCCAGCATCGTCAGGGTCCACGACGTCAGGGAAATGAGCCGCGTGGTCCGCATGACCGACGCGATCTGCAAGGCGCGGCAGGCGTAG
- the hflB gene encoding ATP-dependent zinc metalloprotease FtsH, with translation MTNSRQHKEGPRGRRPVPPRQDRGGRQQAPRRTRTIVMWVLLALLSVVLVQFFSRNRSDGMEIGYSTFRDHLANGNILSVTILEKTIVGEFRNGVSTPVPGGRESMETRFKVEIPFEDTELIDELVRRDVTITARPKSSPWYAHLVTWLPLLLIIGLGILIFRQMQGGQKGLFSMGKSQARLTGEREGVKFSEVAGVEEAKRDLQEVVAFLKHPEKFSRFGARIPKGVLLLGPPGTGKTLLARAVSGEAGVPFFTMSGADFMEMFVGVGASRVRDLFKQGKENAPCIIFIDELDAVGRHRGAGLGGGHDEREQTLNQLLVEMDGFEPNSGVVLIAATNRPDVLDPALLRPGRFDRHVTVDRPDVRGREQILEIKAKGKPMAECVNLKTMARLTPGMSGADLENIMNEAALLAAREDHKRIAMSHLERARDRIVMGSEHQLVISEEERRTVAYHESGHALTAALIPEIDSPHSVTIIPRGQALGITYSIPEEDQYLYSEAWCRGQIACLLAGQVAERIGVGDTFNGAGDDIKRATELARHMVCGWGMGELGPLALGNQDGEVFLGRELTRKRDYSNKTAVKVDEDMRSILDTCRQHAETIISKREDALHRMAEALLEHETLDRAQMEQLLAGKTLEPAVKPEAASVQDAKNEAGQAEEARTDDEKAPAPTPFKEPPLAAPGV, from the coding sequence ATGACGAACTCCAGGCAGCACAAGGAAGGGCCGCGGGGACGACGCCCCGTCCCACCGCGCCAGGACCGAGGCGGCCGGCAGCAAGCACCGCGCCGTACGCGCACCATCGTCATGTGGGTACTCCTTGCCCTGCTGTCGGTGGTGCTGGTACAGTTCTTCAGCCGGAACCGGTCCGACGGGATGGAAATCGGATACTCCACTTTCCGGGACCACCTGGCCAACGGGAACATCCTGAGCGTTACGATACTCGAAAAGACCATCGTCGGCGAATTCAGAAACGGGGTCAGTACACCCGTGCCCGGCGGCCGGGAATCCATGGAGACCCGATTCAAGGTCGAGATTCCTTTCGAAGACACGGAACTGATCGATGAACTGGTGCGAAGAGACGTAACCATCACCGCGCGGCCGAAGTCGAGCCCCTGGTATGCGCACCTGGTCACCTGGCTGCCGCTGCTCCTCATCATCGGCCTGGGGATCCTCATCTTCCGCCAGATGCAGGGCGGCCAGAAGGGGCTCTTCTCCATGGGGAAGAGCCAGGCCAGGCTTACGGGAGAGCGCGAAGGCGTGAAATTCAGCGAAGTGGCCGGCGTCGAAGAGGCGAAGCGCGATCTGCAGGAGGTCGTGGCGTTTCTCAAGCATCCGGAAAAGTTCAGTCGGTTCGGCGCGCGCATTCCGAAAGGCGTGCTCCTGCTGGGTCCGCCCGGCACGGGAAAGACCCTCCTGGCCCGCGCGGTTTCCGGTGAAGCGGGCGTTCCTTTCTTCACCATGAGCGGCGCGGATTTCATGGAGATGTTCGTGGGAGTCGGCGCGTCCAGGGTGCGGGACCTGTTCAAACAGGGCAAGGAGAACGCGCCGTGCATCATCTTCATCGACGAGCTGGACGCGGTGGGCCGTCACCGGGGTGCGGGCCTGGGCGGCGGGCACGATGAACGGGAACAGACGCTGAACCAGTTGCTCGTGGAAATGGACGGTTTCGAACCGAACAGCGGGGTCGTCCTCATCGCCGCCACGAACCGCCCCGACGTGCTGGACCCGGCGCTGCTCCGGCCCGGACGGTTCGACCGGCACGTCACCGTGGACCGCCCGGACGTCCGGGGACGCGAGCAGATCCTGGAAATCAAGGCAAAGGGCAAGCCGATGGCGGAGTGCGTGAACCTGAAGACCATGGCCAGGCTCACGCCGGGCATGTCGGGCGCGGACCTGGAGAACATCATGAACGAGGCGGCCCTCCTCGCCGCGCGGGAAGATCACAAGCGGATCGCCATGTCGCACCTCGAACGCGCCAGGGACCGCATCGTCATGGGCTCGGAACACCAACTGGTCATCTCGGAAGAAGAGCGCAGGACCGTCGCCTACCACGAAAGCGGCCACGCCCTGACCGCCGCCCTGATCCCCGAGATCGACTCTCCGCACAGCGTCACCATCATTCCCCGCGGACAGGCCCTCGGGATCACCTACTCCATTCCGGAGGAAGACCAGTACCTGTATTCGGAAGCCTGGTGCCGGGGCCAGATCGCGTGCCTGCTGGCCGGACAGGTGGCGGAACGCATCGGGGTCGGCGACACGTTCAACGGGGCCGGCGACGACATCAAGCGCGCCACGGAACTGGCGCGACACATGGTCTGCGGCTGGGGGATGGGCGAACTCGGTCCCCTGGCCCTCGGCAACCAGGACGGTGAAGTTTTCCTGGGCCGGGAACTCACCCGGAAGCGGGATTACAGCAACAAGACGGCCGTGAAGGTCGACGAGGACATGAGAAGCATCCTGGATACCTGCCGGCAGCATGCGGAAACCATCATTTCGAAGCGGGAAGACGCCCTGCACCGGATGGCCGAGGCCCTTCTCGAACATGAAACGCTGGACAGGGCCCAGATGGAACAGTTGCTGGCGGGGAAAACGCTGGAACCGGCCGTAAAGCCTGAAGCCGCATCGGTGCAGGACGCGAAGAATGAAGCGGGGCAGGCGGAGGAGGCCCGTACGGACGATGAAAAGGCGCCGGCCCCCACGCCTTTCAAGGAGCCTCCCCTGGCCGCACCCGGAGTCTGA
- the hpt gene encoding hypoxanthine phosphoribosyltransferase, translating to MRILLTEEQIAEKVKSLGARLSTDYREKHPVLIGCLKGCVVFLADLMREITIPHTIDFVRASTYGTGQVSAGVVKAEIFDVNIRGRHAVIVEDIVDTGLTLGYLTEVLTKQEPLSLKVCALLVKPGAHRAPVTIDYRGFDIPGDFVVGYGLDWGERYRDLPYIAVVDEQDA from the coding sequence ATGAGAATCCTGCTCACCGAAGAACAGATCGCGGAGAAGGTAAAAAGCCTCGGTGCGCGGCTTTCCACGGACTACCGGGAGAAGCACCCGGTACTCATCGGATGTCTCAAAGGGTGCGTGGTCTTCCTCGCCGACCTTATGCGGGAAATCACGATACCTCACACCATCGACTTCGTACGCGCTTCAACCTATGGGACGGGGCAGGTTTCCGCCGGTGTCGTGAAGGCCGAAATCTTCGATGTGAACATCCGCGGACGGCACGCCGTGATCGTGGAGGACATCGTTGACACGGGGCTGACACTGGGCTATCTTACGGAAGTGTTGACGAAGCAGGAACCGTTGTCCCTGAAGGTATGCGCCCTGCTGGTCAAACCGGGGGCGCACCGTGCGCCCGTGACGATCGATTACCGGGGTTTCGACATACCGGGCGATTTCGTCGTAGGGTACGGCCTCGACTGGGGCGAGCGGTATCGGGACCTGCCGTACATCGCCGTGGTCGATGAACAGGATGCCTGA
- the tilS gene encoding tRNA lysidine(34) synthetase TilS produces MSPPLFLMPGFPMPKDLEHKVEYTVRRHGMVKAGDRVIAAVSGGADSVVLLHVLHGLRGKMDMELGAAHLDHGLRGGEGREDAAFVKDYAASLGLPCVAERADVAAYCRENGCSVEQGAREVRYGFLRRVLLDQDADAVATGHTADDQAETVLMRLLRGSGSSGLSAIRPVRDGWVIRPLLDVTAGEIAEYARKHGLTYRTDRTNEDQDVLRNRIRHHLVPLLQREYNPHIVQGLARLADVTRGEAEYLDAEATTFLADHARHEDGKILRVDLDAWGNAAPALQRVLVRRLVRTLGGNEERLRFDQVEDARAWIGRGPVGRIHELPCGIRMECRKSELVLCRGVLTPFRLNLEVPGKVEVPGTNLSIHVEEGAAKTAPDATAHRAVFDAAAVRRPWTVRSRERGDRMTPFGLAGHKSLKKLFNEWDVPRLLRDRVPVVTDGTQILWVAGYRQSNEGLVTGKTRRVMVAELMVKDPK; encoded by the coding sequence ATGTCTCCCCCGCTATTCCTCATGCCGGGATTTCCCATGCCGAAAGACTTGGAACATAAAGTCGAGTATACGGTCCGGCGCCACGGGATGGTCAAGGCGGGCGACCGGGTGATCGCCGCGGTTTCGGGCGGCGCGGACTCGGTGGTCCTCCTGCACGTCCTGCACGGCCTCCGCGGCAAGATGGACATGGAACTGGGGGCGGCGCATCTCGACCACGGTCTCCGCGGCGGGGAAGGACGGGAAGACGCCGCCTTCGTCAAGGACTACGCGGCGTCACTGGGCCTGCCCTGCGTCGCGGAACGGGCGGACGTCGCCGCCTACTGCCGGGAAAACGGCTGTTCCGTCGAGCAGGGCGCGCGCGAGGTGCGATACGGATTCCTGAGAAGGGTGCTTCTGGACCAGGATGCGGATGCCGTGGCAACCGGCCATACGGCGGACGATCAGGCCGAGACGGTATTGATGCGGCTCTTGCGTGGCAGCGGCAGTTCGGGGCTGTCCGCCATCCGGCCGGTCAGGGACGGATGGGTCATCCGGCCTCTGCTGGACGTCACTGCCGGCGAGATCGCCGAATATGCGCGGAAGCACGGCTTGACCTACCGTACCGACCGCACCAATGAGGACCAGGACGTTCTCCGTAACAGGATCCGGCACCACCTGGTACCCTTGCTGCAAAGGGAGTACAATCCCCACATCGTGCAGGGTCTGGCGCGCCTCGCCGACGTGACGCGCGGCGAGGCGGAGTACCTGGACGCAGAGGCGACGACGTTCCTCGCCGATCATGCCCGGCACGAGGACGGGAAGATCCTTCGGGTGGACCTCGATGCCTGGGGGAACGCGGCGCCCGCCCTTCAGCGGGTCCTGGTCCGGCGCCTGGTCCGGACCCTGGGCGGCAACGAGGAGCGACTGCGTTTCGACCAGGTGGAGGATGCCCGTGCATGGATCGGCAGGGGGCCGGTCGGCCGGATCCATGAACTGCCCTGCGGGATCCGCATGGAATGCCGCAAGTCCGAACTGGTTTTGTGTCGAGGTGTGTTAACGCCTTTCCGACTGAATCTGGAAGTTCCCGGGAAGGTGGAGGTGCCGGGCACGAACCTGTCGATCCACGTCGAGGAGGGGGCCGCGAAAACCGCGCCCGACGCGACGGCCCATCGGGCCGTTTTCGATGCGGCGGCCGTGCGCCGGCCGTGGACCGTGCGTTCTCGCGAACGGGGTGACCGCATGACGCCCTTCGGCCTGGCGGGACACAAGTCCCTGAAGAAGCTGTTCAACGAGTGGGACGTGCCCCGGCTCTTGCGCGACCGCGTGCCGGTCGTCACGGACGGTACGCAGATCCTTTGGGTGGCGGGCTACCGGCAGAGCAACGAGGGCTTGGTCACCGGGAAGACCCGGCGGGTGATGGTCGCCGAGCTTATGGTGAAAGATCCGAAGTGA